One window of the Perca fluviatilis chromosome 5, GENO_Pfluv_1.0, whole genome shotgun sequence genome contains the following:
- the pqbp1 gene encoding polyglutamine-binding protein 1 yields MPLPAALLARLAKRGIVKPSDQEVDEEIIAEDYDDNNVDYESTRVENLPPNWYKVFDPACGLPYYWNAETDLVAWLSPNDPTAVVTKPAKKIRVEGGDERVERPFEKPDRERERERDKDRDRDRDRERDEGRDRDRRKMRREDTAPYSKNKRGRKDDEMDPMDPSAYSDAPRGNWSSGLPKRNEAKTGADTTAAGPLFQQRPYPSPGAVLRANAANQLPKE; encoded by the exons ATGCCTCTACCCGCGGCACTGCTGGCCCGCTTGGCCAAGAGAGGGATTGTTAAACCATCAGACCAAG AGGTAGATGAGGAGATTATTGCTGAAGATTACGATGACAACAACGTAGATTACGAATCCACGAGAGTGGAGAATCTACCACCTAACTGGTATAAAGTGTTTGACCCTGCTTG TGGTCTTCCCTATTACTGGAATGCGGAGACAGATTTGGTGGCGTGGCTGTCCCCAAATGACCCAACTGCAGTGGTAACAAAACCTGCCAAGAAAATTAGAG TTGAGGGAGGAGATGAAAGAGTTGAGAGGCCGTTTGAGAAGccagacagagagcgagagcggGAAAGAGACAAAGATCGGGATCGGGACAGAGACCGAGAGAGGGATGAagggagggacagagacagaagaAAGATGAGGAGAGAGGACACGGCTCCGTACAGTAAGAACAAAAGAG GGAGAAAAGATGATGAGATGGACCCCATGGATCCAAGTGCTTATTCTGATGCCCCAAG GGGCAATTGGTCAAGCGGCCTGCCCAAGCGTAATGAAGCAAAGACGGGTGCGGATACCACAGCGGCGGGCCCCCTGTTCCAGCAGCGGCCCTACCCCAGTCCCGGAGCCGTGCTCCGGGCTAACGCAGCAAACCAACTACCCAAGGAGTAA
- the timm17b gene encoding mitochondrial import inner membrane translocase subunit Tim17-B, whose amino-acid sequence MEEYAREPCPWRIVDDCGGAFTMGAIGGGVFQAIKGFRNAPAGVGHRLRGSANAVRIRAPQIGGSFAVWGGLFSTIDCGLVRLRGKEDPWNSITSGAMTGAILAARSGPLTMMGSAMMGGILLALIEGFGILLTRYTAQQFQNPIPFAEDPSQLPPKDGGQQQQGAKGQFQ is encoded by the exons ATGGAGGAATATGCCCGTGAACCTTG TCCCTGGAGAATAGTAGATGACTGCGGAGGTGCTTTCACCATGGGTGCAATTGGGGGAGGAGTGTTCCAGGCGATCAAGGGCTTTCGTAATGCCCCTGCA GGTGTTGGACACCGACTGAGAGGAAGTGCAAACGCAGTGAGAATAAGAGCTCCACAGATTGGAG GTAGCTTTGCTGTGTGGGGAGGACTCTTCTCCACAATCGACTGTGGTTTAGTCCGCCTGAGAGGGAAAGAGGATCCTTGGAACTCTATAACAAGCGGTGCCATGACTGGGGCCATCCTGGCAGCCCGCA gTGGGCCGTTAACTATGATGGGCTCTGCCATGATGGGGGGAATATTGCTCGCTCTCATTGAGGGTTTTGGGATCCTTCTAACCAGATATACAGCGCAGCAGTTTCAGAACC CTATTCCCTTTGCAGAGGACCCCAGTCAGTTACCTCCAAAGGATGGaggtcagcagcagcagggggcaaAGGGGCAGTTTCAGTAG